The Daucus carota subsp. sativus chromosome 2, DH1 v3.0, whole genome shotgun sequence genome includes a window with the following:
- the LOC108206944 gene encoding growth-regulating factor 9 isoform X2 — translation MSLMGPETGRCRRTDGKTWRCLKDVVPDQKYCERHMHRGRSTKRVEAFGVNLQSNSHTITCSNTDATTPTCSTKTSQKIKSHNLAVTSAKLSTPISGNCQNKNPSPCRSNDLTKSATSITTLANGKSKPTNRLVKKDKSSSRENTDCLDGVDAGSNQLKDTNKGYSTNGDKHGASVTPELGNSTESVVYGDTMEESQRCKRTDGKRWQCSREAIPQEKYCGSHINRGSKRCRLSPEAATAAATLATLVTLKNGPSPTNLNTDLCILHATHPPTVLESSTSGIK, via the exons ATGAGCTTGATGGGTCCTGAAACAGGGAGATGTAGAAGAACTGATGGGAAAACGTGGAGGTGTCTTAAAGATGTGGTTCCTGATCAAAAGTACTGTGAGCGACACATGCACAGAGGCCGTTCAACAAAGCGTGTGGAAGCTTTTGGAGTTAATTTACAGTCTAATTCACATACGATAACTTGTTCCAATACTGATGCAACCACACCTACCTGTTCAACAAAGACCAGTCAAAAGATCAAGTCTCATAACCTTGCTGTTACAAGTGCGAAGCTATCCACTCCCATCAGTGGTAATTGTCAAAATAAGAACCCATCGCCCTGTAGAAGCAACGATTTAACTAAATCCGCCACAAGTATCACTACTCTTGCCAACGGCAAAAGTAAACCGACCAACAGATTGGTAAAGAAGGATAAATCTTCCAG CAGAGAAAATACTGACTGCCTTGATGGTGTGGATGCTGGCTCCAATCAACTCAAAGATACAAACAAGGGATACAGCACAAATGGTGACAAGCATGGTGCTTCTGTGACCCCAGAACTTGGCAATTCCACAGAGAGTGTTGTTTACGGTGATACTA tggaggagtcacaaaGATGCAAGAGAACTGATGGCAAAAGATGGCAGTGTAGTAGAGAAGCTATTCCTCAGGAAAAGTACTGTGGCAGCCACATTAATAGAGGGTCAAAAAGATGCAGGTTATCCCCAGAAGCTGCAACTGCCGCTGCAACTCTTGCAACTCTTGTTACACTGAAGAATGGTCCTAGTCCTACTAACTTGAATACAGATCTTTGCATCTTACATGCAACACATCCACCCACAGTTTTAGAAAGTTCAACTAGTGGCATCAAGTGA
- the LOC108206944 gene encoding growth-regulating factor 9 isoform X1: MSLMGPETGRCRRTDGKTWRCLKDVVPDQKYCERHMHRGRSTKRVEAFGVNLQSNSHTITCSNTDATTPTCSTKTSQKIKSHNLAVTSAKLSTPISGNCQNKNPSPCRSNDLTKSATSITTLANGKSKPTNRLVKKDKSSSRENTDCLDGVDAGSNQLKDTNKGYSTNGDKHGASVTPELGNSTESVVYGDTIDTNTVCINCAITVEESQRCKRTDGKRWQCSREAIPQEKYCGSHINRGSKRCRLSPEAATAAATLATLVTLKNGPSPTNLNTDLCILHATHPPTVLESSTSGIK; encoded by the exons ATGAGCTTGATGGGTCCTGAAACAGGGAGATGTAGAAGAACTGATGGGAAAACGTGGAGGTGTCTTAAAGATGTGGTTCCTGATCAAAAGTACTGTGAGCGACACATGCACAGAGGCCGTTCAACAAAGCGTGTGGAAGCTTTTGGAGTTAATTTACAGTCTAATTCACATACGATAACTTGTTCCAATACTGATGCAACCACACCTACCTGTTCAACAAAGACCAGTCAAAAGATCAAGTCTCATAACCTTGCTGTTACAAGTGCGAAGCTATCCACTCCCATCAGTGGTAATTGTCAAAATAAGAACCCATCGCCCTGTAGAAGCAACGATTTAACTAAATCCGCCACAAGTATCACTACTCTTGCCAACGGCAAAAGTAAACCGACCAACAGATTGGTAAAGAAGGATAAATCTTCCAG CAGAGAAAATACTGACTGCCTTGATGGTGTGGATGCTGGCTCCAATCAACTCAAAGATACAAACAAGGGATACAGCACAAATGGTGACAAGCATGGTGCTTCTGTGACCCCAGAACTTGGCAATTCCACAGAGAGTGTTGTTTACGGTGATACTA TCGACACTAACACTGTCTGCATAAACTGTGCTATcacagtggaggagtcacaaaGATGCAAGAGAACTGATGGCAAAAGATGGCAGTGTAGTAGAGAAGCTATTCCTCAGGAAAAGTACTGTGGCAGCCACATTAATAGAGGGTCAAAAAGATGCAGGTTATCCCCAGAAGCTGCAACTGCCGCTGCAACTCTTGCAACTCTTGTTACACTGAAGAATGGTCCTAGTCCTACTAACTTGAATACAGATCTTTGCATCTTACATGCAACACATCCACCCACAGTTTTAGAAAGTTCAACTAGTGGCATCAAGTGA
- the LOC108208089 gene encoding serine/threonine-protein kinase Aurora-3, producing the protein MRTSESDEASPRKWSMDDFEIGKPLGKGKFGRVYLAREIQTKYIVALKVIFKEQVEKYRLNHQLKREMEIQLSLNHPNVLRLYGWFHDDQRICLILEYAHKGELYGVLRKLGHLSEKQAATYIASLTQALAYCHQKDVIHRDIKPENLLLDHEGRLKIADFGWSVQSKSKRNTMCGTLDYLAPEMVENRAHDYAVDNWTLGVLCYEFLYGNPPFEAETQKDTFRRIMKIDLMFPSAPRVSMEAKDLISRLLVRDSSKRLSLQKIMEHPWIVKNADPSGTCSV; encoded by the exons ATGAGGACATCGGAGAGTGATGAGGCTTCTCCTCGGAAATGGTCCATGGACGATTTCGAGATCGGCAAGCCCCTCGGTAAAGGTAAATTCGGCCGCGTCTATCTCGCCCGTGAAATCCAG ACCAAGTATATAGTGGCACTCAAGGTCATTTTCAAGGAGCAGGTTGAAAAGTACAGGCTTAATCATCAGCTTaagagagagatggagattCAGTTGAGTCTTAATCACCCTAATGTTCTGAGGCTTTACGGTTGGTTTCATGACGATCAGAGGATCTGTTTGATTTTAGAGTATGCTCATAAAGGTGAGCTCTATGGTGTGCTTCGTAAACTTGGTCATCTCTCCGAGAAACAGGCTGCCACT TATATTGCAAGCCTTACTCAAGCTTTGGCGTACTGTCATCAGAAAGATGTGATTCATAGGGATATCAAGCCAGAAAATTTGCTGCTAGATCACGAG GGTCGACTGAAGATTGCAGATTTTGGATGGTCTGTACAGTCAAAAAGCAAAAGAAATACCATGTGTGGAACATTAGACTATTTAGCACCAGAAATGGTTGAGAACAGAGCCCATGATTATGCAGTTGATAACTGGACACTGGGTGTCCTATGTTATGAATTTTTGTATGGCAATCCTCCTTTTGAAGCAGAGACACAGAAAGACACGTTTAGAAG GATTATGAAGATTGATCTTATGTTCCCTTCCGCGCCTCGTGTGTCTATGGAAGCAAAAGATCTCATTAGCCGG CTTCTAGTGAGGGACTCTTCAAAAAGGCTATCTCTTCAGAAGATTATGGAACACCCTTGGATAGTCAAGAATGCTGATCCCAGTGGTACCTGCTCAGTGTAA